Sequence from the Corallococcus soli genome:
GCGCTCGGCGGCCTGGGCATGCTGACGGCGATGGTGAACAAGGCGGGCGCCAGTGAGCTGAAGACCACGCTCCTGGCCGCGCTGCCGCTGTTGCCCTGGGTGGTGCTCATCGAAATGGGACGGCAGGGCTGCGACGCGGCGGCGACGCGCCTGTCCTACGGTGCCCGCGCGGGCCAGGTGCCGCTGTCGGTGCTGGTGCGCGCGCAACTGATTGGCACGGCGGTGTCGAGCATGGCGCCCGCGGGCCGCGCGGCGGCGGAGGCGACGAAGGCGACGCTGCTCACGCCCTACACGGGGGGCGCGGCGGCGACGGCGGCGGCGGCCACGTCCCAGGCGGCGTCCCTGGGGGCCGGAGGGCTCGTCTCCTTTCCGTGCGCGGTGGCGTCCTACCTGATGACGGGCTGGTCCGCGTTCACGGTGGCCATGGTGGTGCACGGCTTCGTGCTGTTGCTGGCGTCCCTGGGCGTGCGCGCGGGCCTGCGCGCGAAGCGGCTGGGCGCGTGGGTGCAGCGCCGGTGCGGGAAGTGGGGCGCGCACGCGGAGTCGTTCCAGGCGTCGCTGTGCGCCGGAGGGCTGTGCCCGTGGCGGCCCATGCTGGTCTTCCTGGGCAGCCGCGCGTTGCAGGTGATTCAGTACGCGGTGCTGGCGCACGCGGTGGGCATCGACGCGACGGTGGTGCAGGCGCTCTTCACGCAGGGGCTCTACCTGGTGGCGCTGGCCCTGGGCTCGCTGGTGCCGGGACAGGTGGGCGTGACGGACGGCATGTTCACCCTGGCGGCGGGCGCGATGGGGACGTCCGCGGCGAAGGCGATGTCCATCGCGCTGCTCGCGCACACGGTGCAGGCGGTGTTCGTGCTGGTGGGCGCGCTCACGCCGCTGGTGTGGCGGAGCCGGAAGGTGACGGTGGCGCAGGTGGTGCCGCAGGCCGTACCCGCACCGGCGTGCCGCTGAACGCGGCGTTGCCGCTGACGGCGTCCAAAGCCTGCTCATCCGTGAGGTCGTTGATGCTGGCGCCCGCGTGCGCGCCAGCCACCTGCATGCGGATGCCCGAGCGCTGGTGGCCGTAGCCGTGCGGCAGGCTGACGACGCCGGGCATGACGTCGGCGGTGATGGCCACGGGCACGGTGATTTCACCCACGCGGGAGCGGATGGTGGCGTCCACGCCGTCGGTGAGGCCCAGGCGCGAGGCGTCGTCCGGGTGGACCATGAGGGTGCAGCGGGGCCGGCCCTTCACGAGCCCCGGCACGTTGTGCATCCAGGAGTTGTTGTCGCGAAGGTGCCGCCGGCCAATGAGCAGCAGTTCGCCGTCGCCAGGCGCCGCGTCGTCGGGGAACGCCGCACGGAGCCGGGCCACGTCCGCCACGAGCAGCTCCGGCGCCAGCTGGATGCGCTTGGAGCGGTGGCGCAGGCGGCCGGGGAGGGAAGGCTTCAAGGGTCCCAGGTCGATGCCGTGAGGCGAGGCGCGGAGCTTCGCGAGCGACAGGCCATCCTTCTTGAGCGGATGGAAGCGCGAGCCATACGGCCCCATGCGCAGGCCCAGGTCGAGCAGGCGCTCCGGCCCCAGGCGCTTGAGGGTCTGGTACTGGAGGGTGGCGCGGGCGGTGCGGCCGTGGCGCAGCGTCTCCAGGCGGTGCTGGAGCTCCAGGAGGATTTCCCAGTCCTGGCGGGACTCCGGGCCGGGGGCGAACACGGGCGGTGAGTACCTGGCCGTGTTGCGCACGGCGAGCGCGTGGAAGACGAGGTCGTAGTGCCCGCGCTCCAGCACGGACGCGGGCGGCAGGATGTAGTGGGCGTGCCGGGTGGTCTCGTTGAGGTAGGGGTCCACGCTCACCATGAGGTCCAGCTGTGACAGCGCGGTGTCCAACTGGGTGCCATTGGGCGTGGACAGCACGGGGTTGCCGGCCACGGTGATGAGCGCGCGGATGCGGCCGTCGCCCGGCGTGAGGATCTCCTCCGCGAGCACGGCCACGGGCAGCTCACCGGAGGACTCCGGCAGGCCCCGCACGCGGCTCTTCCAGCGGCCATGGCTGCCAGGGCTCACGCCCAGCGCGCGAGGCCCTCCGATGAGGTCGAACGCCGGCAGCGTGAAGAGCGCGCCGCCCTCCCGGTCCAGGTTGCCGGTGACGACGTTGAGGACGTTGATGAGCCATTGGCAGAGCGAGCCAAAGGGCTGCGTGGACACGCCGACGCGGCCGTAGCAGACGGCGCCTTCCGCCGCGAGGAAGTCCCGGGCGATGCCGCGAAGCACGTCCGGCGCGATGCCGGTGTGCGGGGCCGTCCTCTCCGGAGGGAAGTCGCGGACGAGCGGCATGACGGTGTCCAGGCCGTCCACGAACGCGGCGAGCCGCCCCATGCGGTGCGTGCCTTCTCCCAGGACGACGTGCAGCAGGGAGAAGAGGGCGAGCGCGTCGGTGCCAGGGCGGACGAAGACGTGCTGATCGGCGATGCCCGCCGTCTCCGTGCGGCGCGGGTCGATGACGACGACCTTGCCGCCGCGCTCCTGGATGGCGCGGAGGCGGGCGCGGACATCCGGCGCGGTCATCAGGCTGCCATTGGACGCCACGGGATTGGCGCCCAGCATGAGCATGTACCGGGTGCGGTCGATGTCCGGGATGGGGACGAGCAGCTGGTGGCCGAACATGAAGTGGGCGACGAGCTGGTGGGGGAGCTGGTCGACGGAGGTGGCGGAGAACCGGTTGCGCGAGCGCAGCGAGCGCAGCAGGCCGGGGCCGAACATCATCGCGCCCAGGTTGTGGACGTTGGGGTTGCCCAGGTAGGCGCCCACGCAGTGGGGGCCGTGCTCCTGCTGGAGTGCGTGCAGGCGCCGGGTGATGTCGCTGAGCGCATCCTCCCAGGACACGCGCTCCCAGCCGGAGGCGGTGCGCTTCATGGGATGGCGCAGGCGGTCCGGGTCCTCGTGCAGGTCGCGCAGGGCCACGGCCTTGGGACAGACGTGGCCCCGGCTGAACGGGTCCGCGTCGTCACCCTTGATGGACGTGATGCGTCCATCAGCCACCTCGATGCGCACCCCGCACATCGCTTCGCAGAGGTTGCAGGTGCGGAAGTGGACCTGGGGCGGGGCCGAAGCGCTCATGGGGGGAACCTACCTGGAGTGCGGGGTCGGGGGGACCCGGGGGCATGGGAGCAAGCGTGCCCTGAAGTCCCCGGCCAACCCCTTCGCGACGCGTCAAGCGCGGGTCCTGAAACAGCGTGCGTCAGCTTCTTGACGCTCCAAGTCCGCGCGGCGTGGAGGCTCGCCTTGTGCACCCGTACCCGGGTACATATCCCTCCACGATGCACACGCCTCCGAGGAAGCTCGCATGGCTTGCCGGTGGGGGCGAGATGGCCTCCCTCATCGCGTCGCTGGACTGGTCGGATTCACCGCTGGGCCCCATTGAGTCGTGGCCCCAGAGCCTGCGCACGACCGTGAGCCTCTGCCTCGCGTCGAACTTCCCCATCAACATCATCTGGGGGAACGGCCACAATCAAATCTACAACGATGGCTACCGCGGGGTCTGCGGCGCGGCGCACCCGCGCGCCATGGGGGAGAACTACCGCGTGACGTGGGCCTCCGCGTGGCCTGCCATTGGCGAGCCCTTCGAGCGGGCCCTGGCGGGGGAGACGTCCTACCTCGAAAACCAGCGGATGTTCCTCGAACGCAATGGCTACCCGGAGGAGACCTTCTTCACCTTCTCCTCCAGCCCCATCCGCGACGAGCTCGGCAAGGTGGTGGGCATCTTCCATCCGGTGACGGAGACCACCGCCACGATGCTTGCCCAGCGACGGACGCGGGCGCTGCGCGACGTGGCCGACCGAGCCGGAAAGGCCCTGGTGTTCGACGAGGCGTGCGACCTGCTCCTCGCGACGCTCGGGACGTATGCCTTTGATGTGCCCCTCGCGCTCCTCTACGTGACGACGCCGGACGGGACCCAGGCCCGGCTGCGGGGAAGCAGTGGCACCCAGGCGGGGGGGCCGCTCGCGCCCGAAGTCCTCTGGCTCACGGGCGAGGCTGGGGAGGGTGGCTGGCCGCTCGCACGCGCGGCGCGCAGCGGCCGGGTGGAGATGCTGACGGACCTGGAGACCCGGTTCGGCCAGGTCTCCGCGGGCCCGTATCCAGAGCCGCTCCAGAAGGCCTTCGTCCTGCCGGTCCGGGTCGCGGGCGTGGAGCTGCCGCTGGGGTTCCTCGTCATCGGGACGAGCCAGCGGCTTCCGTTCGACGAGGCCTACCGGAACTTCGTGGAGATGCTGGGCGGGGCGGCGAGCGCGGCCCTGGGCAACGCACGCGCCTACGAGGCCGAGCGGCGCAGGGCCGAGGCGCTGGCGGAGATCGATCAGGCCAAGACGGCCTTCTTCAGCAACGTGAGCCACGAGTTCCGCACGCCGCTCACGTTGATGCTCGGGCCCGTGGAGGACCTGCTGGCCGGGCGCCTGGGGCAACTGCCG
This genomic interval carries:
- a CDS encoding lysylphosphatidylglycerol synthase domain-containing protein, encoding MSNVHHEVALAGPLAVVPGGQTAEPGVWRRRLLTVLKPVFALGGLGMLTAMVNKAGASELKTTLLAALPLLPWVVLIEMGRQGCDAAATRLSYGARAGQVPLSVLVRAQLIGTAVSSMAPAGRAAAEATKATLLTPYTGGAAATAAAATSQAASLGAGGLVSFPCAVASYLMTGWSAFTVAMVVHGFVLLLASLGVRAGLRAKRLGAWVQRRCGKWGAHAESFQASLCAGGLCPWRPMLVFLGSRALQVIQYAVLAHAVGIDATVVQALFTQGLYLVALALGSLVPGQVGVTDGMFTLAAGAMGTSAAKAMSIALLAHTVQAVFVLVGALTPLVWRSRKVTVAQVVPQAVPAPACR
- a CDS encoding molybdopterin-dependent oxidoreductase, with the protein product MSASAPPQVHFRTCNLCEAMCGVRIEVADGRITSIKGDDADPFSRGHVCPKAVALRDLHEDPDRLRHPMKRTASGWERVSWEDALSDITRRLHALQQEHGPHCVGAYLGNPNVHNLGAMMFGPGLLRSLRSRNRFSATSVDQLPHQLVAHFMFGHQLLVPIPDIDRTRYMLMLGANPVASNGSLMTAPDVRARLRAIQERGGKVVVIDPRRTETAGIADQHVFVRPGTDALALFSLLHVVLGEGTHRMGRLAAFVDGLDTVMPLVRDFPPERTAPHTGIAPDVLRGIARDFLAAEGAVCYGRVGVSTQPFGSLCQWLINVLNVVTGNLDREGGALFTLPAFDLIGGPRALGVSPGSHGRWKSRVRGLPESSGELPVAVLAEEILTPGDGRIRALITVAGNPVLSTPNGTQLDTALSQLDLMVSVDPYLNETTRHAHYILPPASVLERGHYDLVFHALAVRNTARYSPPVFAPGPESRQDWEILLELQHRLETLRHGRTARATLQYQTLKRLGPERLLDLGLRMGPYGSRFHPLKKDGLSLAKLRASPHGIDLGPLKPSLPGRLRHRSKRIQLAPELLVADVARLRAAFPDDAAPGDGELLLIGRRHLRDNNSWMHNVPGLVKGRPRCTLMVHPDDASRLGLTDGVDATIRSRVGEITVPVAITADVMPGVVSLPHGYGHQRSGIRMQVAGAHAGASINDLTDEQALDAVSGNAAFSGTPVRVRPAAPPAPPSPSGSATPAA